The segment AATGGATTCAAACAGTTTTTGGCGTCGGATATAAGTTTGGTGAAGAACATTGACATTACGATATAAGTTGCTGCTTTCTCTGGGCTTACATTATTCCTTTATTTTATTTCTCACGGCGGGGCTTGCCTGGTATGGAGGGCAAGTCGGGGAAGTGGAGGGTGTTCATCCTTGGATTATTTTATTGGGAGTGGTGTGGCTGTTCGGCTTGGGCATTCTCTACATCCTGATATTCAGTTTAACAGAACGGCTCCAGGCCCTGGTTTTTCAAGTTGAAGAAATGGTGTTCAACCCATCAGTTCGAACCTTAGGGATGACTGGATTCGATGAGGTGGGAAAGCTGGGTCGATCTGTGGAAAGCCTTCGCCGACAGCAGATCCGGGGAGAGAAGGAACAAAGCCGGTTGGTAGCGGATGTGGCCCATGAATTAAGAACTCCTCTGACGTTGTTTCGAAGTGAACTGGAAACCCTGCAAAATCAGCCAGAGGGGTTAAGACAAGAACAGCTTCTCCCACTGTTGGACGAGACCTTACGGATGACTCGTCTGGTTCAGGATCTGCAGCAACTTAGTATGGCGGAAACAGGACGTCTTACTTTGAAAAAAGAGTGGATTCCTGTTTCATCACTGGTGGAAAATATCCTCCCGATTTTGGTTGTAGAGGCGGCAGCAAGTGAAATTCAATTGATCAATCAGTTAGATGTGAAAGAGGATATTTACGTGGATAAAGAACGAATAAAGCAGGTACTGATTAATTTACTGGGTAATGCACTTCGCTACACTCCCCCAGGAGGATGTGTTCAAATAACCGGAGAAGGAAAAAATGACCGGATCCGGATCCATATTCAAGATGATGGTCCGGGAATTCCTCCGGAACATCTACCCTATTTGTTTCAACGCTTTTATCGGGTGGATGGGTCTCGCAACCGGGAAACAGGCGGAACCGGACTGGGACTGGCCATTGCTAAGGAATTGGTGGAGGCTCATGAAGGACAGTTGACGGTAAACAGCCATCTGGGTAGGGGGACTGTGTTTATAATAGAACTTCCCGTATTTCCCCTGTCATGATCTTAACAGCTTTTTGACAAGTTCCTGAAAGGATCTGGACAGCTGTCAGTTAAGATCAATCAAGTAAGACAGGGAGGAATCACGATGGCAAATAAGGTGCAAATGAAACCTTTGATAACAGCGAAGAACTTGAGGAAAGTGTTCGGAAGTGGTGATAATCAGGTCAAAGCGTTACGCGGTGTTTCTTTGACGGTACATGCCGGTGAGATGGTGGCCATTATGGGTCCTTCCGGTTGTGGAAAAACGACCTTACTTCATCAGCTGTCAGGACTCGATCAGCTGACGGGAGGAAACGTATGGTTTGAAGGTACGGATTTGTACGGCATCAAAGAAAAACGACGGGATCGGATTCGGGCTGAAAAAATGGGTTTTGTATTTCAATACCCGTTT is part of the Kroppenstedtia pulmonis genome and harbors:
- a CDS encoding sensor histidine kinase; its protein translation is MTLRYKLLLSLGLHYSFILFLTAGLAWYGGQVGEVEGVHPWIILLGVVWLFGLGILYILIFSLTERLQALVFQVEEMVFNPSVRTLGMTGFDEVGKLGRSVESLRRQQIRGEKEQSRLVADVAHELRTPLTLFRSELETLQNQPEGLRQEQLLPLLDETLRMTRLVQDLQQLSMAETGRLTLKKEWIPVSSLVENILPILVVEAAASEIQLINQLDVKEDIYVDKERIKQVLINLLGNALRYTPPGGCVQITGEGKNDRIRIHIQDDGPGIPPEHLPYLFQRFYRVDGSRNRETGGTGLGLAIAKELVEAHEGQLTVNSHLGRGTVFIIELPVFPLS
- a CDS encoding ATP-binding cassette domain-containing protein; protein product: MANKVQMKPLITAKNLRKVFGSGDNQVKALRGVSLTVHAGEMVAIMGPSGCGKTTLLHQLSGLDQLTGGNVWFEGTDLYGIKEKRRDRIRAEKMGFVFQYPF